The Paenibacillus sp. G2S3 region TGAGAATCCCCATCCTCCGGGAGCCGTATCCGGATTATGAATGCTCCAATCAGCAGTTTTATCCTGCTGTCTGGACAGTAGATACGAAGCAGCACGTTTCATCGTGAGATGATGATCGGTAATTTGTGCCTCCTGCAAAGCATAGGCAATTAGAGCCGTGTCCCATATCGTAGACGGAGAGTTTTGAATTGTTGTTTTGTATTCAGAGCGGCATTGCATGGCGATAAGCCCATCTATAGCATTCTTAATTAGTGGATGCTGCTGATCATAGTCTAGGGCTAGCAGTGCAAACACCATAAGAATTGTACTAGTTGCGTAACTGTATAGAGTTCCATCAGATTCAATTCGCTGGAGCATGAACTGCTCTGCTTTCGCTTGGGAGACTTCGTGAATGTGACGAGGACTTCCAAGAAGTCTTTTTAGGCCAGATTGCAAAACGTCCTGCAGCTCTAGATATCCACGGGAAGCGTGTTCATCTTCTTCAAAGCGTGTGTCTATGAGATCAGACAGATCAGGAGCATTAGCTGTTGAGATCGTGAAGCGCCGATCGGCCATAATGAGCATTGGAGTGAGGTGTACCCTAGAGTAGCCGGAGAACTCAAAATAGTTAATAGGAAAGTAGGACGGGAACAATAGTACCTCTAATGGGATCGAAGAAATCGCCAAAGGCCATTTGCTCTGTCCCGTAGCTGCAAGAATGACTCTAGTTAAGATGCTAGTAACTTTTCCAATCCCACCTTTGGATTGAATATAATGCTTAGCGCGCAATATCGGCGCATCTTTTACCTTACTGTACCCGGAGTAGAGAAGGGCGTAGTAGGCTTCAACCGAGGTAGATAAGTTTCCATCTTCTTCATCTCTATATAATTGCCAGAATCCAGCGGACTGTTGCTCAGCAAGAATACGATCATGTAGCTGTCGGATCAGAGCTTCATTCTGCACATTCAATATCCGAAAGAGGATGATGATATACGCATCGATAACGATCCCATTCTCAAAACAAAAATGCCAAGATCCATCTTGCTGCTGTTGATCAATCAGGAATGCTGTTAAACGCTCGATCTCATGATCTACTGTGCTCAGTATAGGATTCATTCCATAGGTACCTCCGAAGTCCTTCATTTTTAGTATTATATGATGGAAGAGAGGTTGAAAGAAGCTAAAATGCCTTCGGCGTCCTTTTAAGGACGGTACGTGTTAATGTGAGAAATGCAAGGAGAAAGTGTAAAGTGAAACTTATACTTTCTTGTATTTTGAAAAAGGACTGTAAAGTTGCTTTATGCAACCTCACAGCCCTATAGATTATGTTAGCTAATTAATAGTTTAATTAATTTTCAATCACGATACGATTCAGCTTGAGATTCACCGGAGCGGCAATGGTGTCACCCACAGGGCATTTGCTCTCTAGAAATTGTACGAATGCTTCGACCTTCTCGGCTGGCGATGGGGTCTTTATGTAGAATGTATAGCGAATATCGGAGTAGCCAGGGCGTACTTCAGAGCGGTTGAAAAATCCATCGAGGTCCAGATCACCTTCAACGTCTACTCTGAAATCTTCAAGCTCTACCTCAAATTTGGAGGCATAGACTCTAGCTACTATGGATTGGCAGGCCCCTAAAGAAGCAAGCAAAGCTTCAACAGGATTCATTCCTGTATCCGTACCCCCAAGACTTTGTGGTTCATCGATGACAAGCTCGAATTGTCTTGCTTTAGTAATGACCTTAACCCCATCTTGTAAATGGGCAGTTGCTTTGAAAGTTTGAACATTAGGCATGTGTTTACACTCCTTCTTCTGGACAACCCAAGTTTGATTTGATATTTCAGAATGGATTAATTCATAGTAATTTTCTAGGAATTGTTTAGATTATAGTTCGTTTCTTTATACCCTGTCAATACTTGATTAGTTTTATTGGATTTTTATACATGAACTGTAATCTATACAAAAGTAATAGCATATATGAAAACAAGTCATTTTACGACAAAATCCTGCGTTGTGAAAATTATTTAAAAGTTGTAGTATTGTAACCGATTACATTTTAGCTGGATAAAATGGAGGGAGCGACGATCTTTTTACTTAATAGGCCTATTTCCATCCGAACGATGTTGCTTACTGTATTTTTGCTCCTGATGCTGTTTCCTTTGGTTGTCATCACCTATATCATTTACGAGAAAGAGAACGAAATCTATCAGAAGCAAGTCAGTCAATACTTACTACAAACGGTTAGTCAGACCCAGCGTGTGCTTGAGTCGGATCTTACGGAAATTGATAGACTCACCTGGCCGCTGCTTTATCAGCATTCGCTCGATTTTCTGGATGCCTCATACAATACCCCTTATCTGCTTATGGAAGCGAATCAGAAATTCAAAGAACTGGTTTACTCGGACCTATTCAGAGGTCGATTGGATCTTATTCGCGCCGTATATTTGATTACCCCCAACAAAACCGTATTTTCATCCGACAGTGCTTTTCAGAATTACTCCCAAATGAATATCGATAACTATCAGCATATTGTAGAGGAAGTTCAGAAGAATCCCTTGCAAATGAGCTGGTACAGTGATGAATGGGCCATCTACAGGGGAAAAAACGGCTTCGATACGCCGGTACGAAACTCAGTCACTGCAGCACGACAGATTATTGACAGCAATACATCCGAAGTGCGGGGATACCTTTTTATTCAACTAAATGATCGTTTTATAGAGGAGAATTTAGATAATATCCAGATTGGCTCAACTGGGACCTTAATTGTATCCGATGCCAGCGGAGATGAGATCTATCAGCAGCGTTCACCTTTGCTTGATGAGCCAGATATTGCTGA contains the following coding sequences:
- a CDS encoding OsmC family protein, translating into MPNVQTFKATAHLQDGVKVITKARQFELVIDEPQSLGGTDTGMNPVEALLASLGACQSIVARVYASKFEVELEDFRVDVEGDLDLDGFFNRSEVRPGYSDIRYTFYIKTPSPAEKVEAFVQFLESKCPVGDTIAAPVNLKLNRIVIEN
- the shc gene encoding squalene--hopene cyclase, yielding MNPILSTVDHEIERLTAFLIDQQQQDGSWHFCFENGIVIDAYIIILFRILNVQNEALIRQLHDRILAEQQSAGFWQLYRDEEDGNLSTSVEAYYALLYSGYSKVKDAPILRAKHYIQSKGGIGKVTSILTRVILAATGQSKWPLAISSIPLEVLLFPSYFPINYFEFSGYSRVHLTPMLIMADRRFTISTANAPDLSDLIDTRFEEDEHASRGYLELQDVLQSGLKRLLGSPRHIHEVSQAKAEQFMLQRIESDGTLYSYATSTILMVFALLALDYDQQHPLIKNAIDGLIAMQCRSEYKTTIQNSPSTIWDTALIAYALQEAQITDHHLTMKRAASYLLSRQQDKTADWSIHNPDTAPGGWGFSESNTINPDVDDTTAALRAIRSLSKTQPSFLESWNRGLNWVLSMQNKDGGWPAFEKNTNKETLTWLAIDGAKSAAIDPSEADLTGRTLEYLGNFAGLDTRNEFIERGVKWLIQHQEHDGSWYGRWGVCYIYGTWAAITGLQAVGMPTDHDTLQKGTNWLLSIQNSDGGWGESCHSDRLLKYVPLGESTPSQTAWALDALIAVQAEPTPAVDRGIQRLISSMNEIDWKSSYPTGAGLPGNFYSNYHSYRYIWPLLTLSHYRKKYGKVL